A window of the Nibribacter ruber genome harbors these coding sequences:
- a CDS encoding C40 family peptidase, which produces MMKNYIISALAVTASLLSFFYEAPASNSNAYNQASNSTQEDMVQEWVLEHNGFASEETAAAAGSEVKTAKVLTAKDSLVYNYYSQTLGVKLDYEEDQAFLKTVTEWIGTPYRSGGSTRKGTDCSGFVSKVYKQVYGITLTHSSRSMFTQVKRVAKAGMDTGDLVFFRRGPGQPIYHVGIYLKDGKFIHSATRGGVMINSLNSAYYKKYFYAAGRAI; this is translated from the coding sequence ATGATGAAAAATTACATCATTTCTGCTTTGGCAGTCACCGCATCCCTACTTTCGTTTTTCTATGAGGCCCCGGCCTCTAACTCGAATGCGTACAACCAGGCATCCAACAGCACCCAGGAAGACATGGTGCAGGAATGGGTACTAGAGCACAACGGCTTCGCCTCTGAGGAGACGGCCGCCGCCGCTGGTTCTGAAGTAAAAACCGCCAAAGTCCTTACCGCCAAAGACTCCCTTGTCTATAACTACTACTCCCAAACCCTGGGCGTTAAATTGGATTACGAAGAAGACCAAGCCTTCTTGAAAACCGTCACCGAGTGGATTGGCACCCCGTACCGCTCCGGCGGAAGCACCCGAAAAGGCACCGATTGCTCTGGCTTCGTTTCTAAAGTGTACAAGCAAGTGTACGGCATCACGCTCACCCACAGCTCCCGCTCCATGTTCACGCAGGTGAAACGCGTAGCCAAAGCAGGCATGGACACCGGCGATTTGGTGTTCTTCCGCCGTGGACCGGGCCAGCCCATCTACCACGTAGGCATCTACCTGAAAGACGGCAAATTCATCCACTCGGCCACCCGGGGCGGCGTCATGATCAACTCCCTCAACTCAGCTTATTACAAAAAGTATTTTTACGCAGCCGGCAGAGCCATCTAA
- a CDS encoding thioredoxin family protein, producing the protein MQRQFPLLLLLLSVFALLTSAMVAQNGYQVGDVATDFTLKNVNGQMMSLKDQKNAKGYVVTFTCNTCPFAKLYEDRLIQLHQKYAPLGYPVVAINPNDVTASPGDSFEQMQKRAKDKKFPFAYLQDESQEVTKRFGATRTPHLYILQKTSQGQWKVAYIGALDNNAGDPEKVTERYAENALNSLLANQPIAQTFTKAIGCTIKWRASAQ; encoded by the coding sequence ATGCAAAGACAATTCCCCCTCCTGCTGCTCTTGCTGAGCGTATTTGCCCTGCTTACCTCTGCCATGGTGGCACAGAATGGTTATCAAGTTGGTGACGTAGCCACAGACTTTACCCTGAAGAACGTGAACGGCCAGATGATGAGCCTGAAAGACCAGAAGAACGCCAAAGGCTACGTGGTCACGTTTACCTGCAACACCTGCCCTTTTGCCAAGCTGTATGAAGACCGCCTCATCCAGTTGCACCAGAAATACGCCCCGTTAGGGTACCCGGTGGTGGCCATCAATCCCAATGACGTGACTGCCTCGCCCGGCGACTCTTTTGAGCAGATGCAGAAGCGCGCCAAAGACAAGAAATTTCCGTTTGCCTACCTCCAGGACGAATCCCAGGAAGTAACCAAACGCTTCGGGGCTACCAGAACCCCACACCTGTACATCCTGCAGAAAACCAGCCAAGGCCAATGGAAGGTAGCCTACATTGGCGCCCTTGACAACAACGCCGGCGACCCAGAGAAAGTAACGGAGCGCTACGCCGAGAACGCCCTCAACAGCCTGCTAGCCAACCAACCCATCGCCCAGACCTTCACCAAAGCCATAGGCTGCACCATTAAATGGCGAGCCTCCGCACAATAA
- a CDS encoding TlpA family protein disulfide reductase, whose amino-acid sequence MRVPGNLLVALCLLVGLASSRGAVAQNAHVPVIKLAQLQHYLNSSADTTYIINLWATWCKPCIEEIPHFEALQKQYANQPVKVLLVSLDFAKDLDKKVIPFVQRRQLKSTVLLLDEPDYNSWIDAFDPAWSGALPATLFFNNAKQQRLFVEKPLTPALLQEYLSTKFSLKP is encoded by the coding sequence ATGAGGGTACCCGGAAATCTGTTAGTAGCCTTATGCCTGTTGGTGGGCCTAGCCAGCAGCCGAGGCGCGGTGGCGCAGAATGCCCACGTGCCCGTCATTAAACTTGCGCAGCTGCAACACTACCTGAACTCCTCTGCAGACACCACTTACATTATCAATTTGTGGGCCACCTGGTGCAAGCCGTGCATAGAGGAGATTCCTCATTTTGAGGCCCTGCAAAAGCAATATGCCAACCAACCGGTAAAGGTGCTGCTGGTGAGCCTGGACTTTGCCAAAGACCTGGACAAAAAGGTGATTCCCTTCGTGCAGCGCCGCCAACTCAAAAGCACCGTGCTTCTGCTAGATGAACCAGATTACAATTCCTGGATAGACGCCTTTGACCCTGCCTGGAGCGGCGCACTACCGGCAACCTTGTTTTTTAACAACGCCAAACAACAGCGACTCTTTGTAGAAAAGCCGCTCACGCCCGCCCTACTGCAAGAATACCTTTCCACCAAATTCTCCCTTAAACCTTAG
- a CDS encoding type 1 glutamine amidotransferase domain-containing protein has translation MSGKLTGKKIAILVEKGFEQVELEKPKTALEEAGAETHIISPQSGKVKAWDSKDWGKEFDVDKKLEDVVAADYDGLLLPGGVMNPDYLRANEQAVAFVRAFNEAGKPIAAICHGPWTLIEADAVKGRQVTSWPSLRTDLTNAGANWVNEEVVTDKGLVTSRKPEDIPAFNKKMIEEFAEGVHNR, from the coding sequence ATGTCAGGGAAACTAACCGGAAAAAAGATTGCCATTTTAGTAGAGAAAGGATTTGAGCAGGTAGAACTGGAAAAACCAAAGACAGCCCTGGAAGAAGCCGGCGCTGAGACGCATATTATTTCGCCGCAGTCTGGCAAGGTGAAAGCCTGGGACTCCAAAGACTGGGGCAAAGAGTTTGACGTGGACAAAAAACTGGAAGACGTAGTGGCCGCTGACTATGACGGGCTGCTCCTGCCTGGCGGCGTCATGAACCCAGATTACCTGAGGGCCAATGAACAGGCGGTGGCGTTCGTGCGGGCGTTCAACGAGGCTGGAAAACCCATTGCCGCCATCTGCCACGGCCCCTGGACCCTTATTGAAGCCGACGCCGTGAAAGGCCGCCAAGTAACCAGCTGGCCCTCTCTGCGCACCGACCTCACCAACGCCGGCGCCAACTGGGTGAACGAAGAAGTAGTCACAGACAAGGGGCTGGTGACCAGCCGCAAACCAGAAGACATACCTGCCTTCAACAAAAAGATGATTGAGGAGTTTGCCGAAGGCGTGCACAACCGTTAA
- a CDS encoding porin family protein: protein MKKTILLLIAVLTLGAAQAQERVLNRGIINHRDGDGETAPTYDNSGFGIKGGLMYNTLRGDGTDGIQGLKTGTNWHAGFYSQFSLSRFFSVQPEILYSRKESKMEGGSMRFDYIEIPVMGVLSVTDNVSLHVGPQAGVLMAVEENNKEIDKSQFNSFDFGAAAGLEARLSIFRLGARYYLSLADLGETEDAGDAAYSAFNNIKSGNFQVYLGVGF, encoded by the coding sequence ATGAAAAAGACTATTCTACTTCTAATAGCGGTTCTTACCCTGGGGGCAGCTCAGGCGCAGGAACGCGTGCTCAACCGAGGCATCATCAACCACCGCGACGGTGACGGCGAGACCGCTCCCACCTATGACAACTCTGGCTTTGGAATTAAAGGCGGCCTGATGTACAACACCCTGCGCGGCGATGGTACTGACGGCATTCAAGGTCTTAAAACGGGCACCAACTGGCACGCCGGTTTCTATTCCCAGTTCAGCCTGAGCAGGTTCTTCTCTGTGCAGCCAGAGATTCTGTATTCGCGCAAAGAGAGCAAGATGGAAGGCGGTTCCATGCGCTTTGACTACATAGAAATACCGGTCATGGGCGTACTGAGCGTGACAGACAATGTAAGTTTGCACGTTGGTCCGCAGGCCGGTGTGCTGATGGCCGTAGAAGAAAACAACAAAGAGATTGACAAGTCTCAGTTCAACAGCTTTGACTTTGGCGCCGCCGCCGGTCTTGAGGCCCGCTTGAGCATTTTCAGGCTGGGTGCGCGGTACTATCTGAGCCTGGCAGACCTGGGTGAAACCGAAGACGCCGGTGATGCCGCCTACAGTGCGTTCAACAACATCAAGAGCGGCAACTTTCAAGTATATCTGGGGGTAGGCTTCTAA
- a CDS encoding histone deacetylase family protein, which produces MLKIAWSEEYAHHLPEGHRFPMLKYELLPEQLLYEGTVTHANFFRPSPLPEDRILRVHDQDYWQKLKTLQLSPSEIRKTGFPLSQGLVDREVRIMGGTVEAADFALEFGVAMNIAGGTHHSFTDRGEGFCLLNDNALGARYLLDEGKAQKVLIVDLDVHQGNGTAQIFAQEPRVFTFSMHGGKNYPFHKETSDLDVELPDGIEDAAYLALLQQHLPRLMDHVEPDFVFFQSGVDVLATDKLGKLALTTAGCKERDRIVLELCLRHGVPLVASMGGGYSTRIADIVEAHANTYRLAQQIFF; this is translated from the coding sequence ATGCTTAAAATTGCCTGGTCTGAAGAGTACGCGCACCATCTCCCCGAAGGGCACCGGTTTCCCATGCTCAAGTATGAGCTTCTGCCCGAGCAGCTGCTGTATGAGGGCACGGTCACGCACGCCAACTTCTTTCGGCCCAGTCCGCTGCCCGAGGATCGCATTCTCAGGGTGCATGATCAGGACTATTGGCAGAAGCTCAAGACGCTGCAACTTTCACCCTCAGAAATCAGGAAGACCGGCTTTCCGCTGTCGCAGGGCCTGGTGGACCGTGAGGTGCGCATTATGGGCGGCACGGTAGAGGCGGCAGACTTTGCCCTGGAGTTTGGCGTGGCCATGAACATTGCCGGCGGTACGCACCATTCTTTCACAGACCGCGGCGAAGGTTTCTGCCTCCTCAATGACAATGCCCTGGGTGCCCGGTATCTTTTGGATGAAGGGAAGGCGCAGAAAGTGTTGATAGTGGATTTGGATGTGCATCAGGGGAACGGCACCGCCCAGATATTTGCGCAGGAGCCGCGCGTCTTCACCTTCAGCATGCATGGCGGCAAGAACTACCCCTTCCACAAAGAAACCTCAGACCTGGACGTAGAACTACCCGATGGCATAGAAGACGCGGCCTATCTGGCGCTGCTGCAACAACACCTGCCCCGGCTCATGGACCACGTGGAACCTGACTTCGTGTTCTTCCAAAGCGGGGTAGACGTATTGGCCACGGATAAACTGGGTAAACTGGCCCTCACCACCGCCGGCTGCAAAGAGCGCGACAGAATAGTGCTGGAATTGTGCCTTAGGCACGGCGTGCCCTTGGTGGCCAGCATGGGCGGCGGCTACTCCACCCGCATAGCAGACATAGTAGAAGCCCACGCCAACACCTACCGGCTAGCCCAGCAGATATTCTTTTAA
- a CDS encoding methyltransferase domain-containing protein, with protein MWRERSTQPELMDDLTLASDALRQNLKELEIINTYLGGHDVVRNGLDRLLAHPFLGTFSGKTLKIADLGSGGGDTLRMVAQWARKRNLPVDLVGIDANAFMVAYGQQHSQQYPEIRFEQADVFSEQFAQEKYDIVICSLFLHHFTDDGLVQLFSGLRQQVRIAVLINDLHRHPLAFYSIKALTKAFSHSHLVKHDAPLSVERAFIKQDWQRLLPRAGVPQFELRWRWAFRWQVVFGPFLGKQPKNE; from the coding sequence ATGTGGCGTGAGCGCAGCACCCAGCCAGAGCTCATGGATGATCTTACCCTGGCCTCTGATGCCCTGCGCCAAAACCTGAAAGAACTGGAAATCATCAACACCTATCTGGGGGGGCATGACGTGGTCCGCAACGGCCTGGACCGACTCTTGGCGCATCCGTTTTTGGGCACTTTTTCTGGAAAGACGCTAAAAATAGCAGATCTGGGCAGCGGCGGCGGTGACACGCTGCGCATGGTGGCGCAGTGGGCCAGAAAAAGAAATCTACCCGTGGACTTGGTGGGCATAGATGCCAACGCCTTTATGGTAGCCTACGGCCAGCAACACAGCCAACAGTACCCAGAGATTCGGTTTGAGCAGGCAGACGTCTTCTCAGAACAGTTTGCCCAGGAGAAATATGATATAGTCATTTGCAGTCTGTTCCTGCACCATTTCACAGATGATGGACTGGTTCAGCTTTTCTCGGGGCTGCGGCAACAGGTGCGCATTGCCGTGCTCATCAATGACTTGCACCGGCACCCGCTGGCCTTTTATTCCATCAAAGCACTCACCAAGGCTTTCTCACACTCACATTTGGTAAAGCATGATGCACCATTATCAGTGGAGCGTGCGTTTATAAAGCAAGATTGGCAAAGGCTCCTGCCGCGGGCCGGGGTGCCGCAGTTTGAGTTGCGGTGGCGCTGGGCGTTCAGATGGCAGGTGGTTTTTGGCCCGTTTCTAGGAAAACAGCCTAAAAACGAGTAA
- a CDS encoding type III polyketide synthase: MKSYLCAIGTANPFHALPQQQIADFMASALQLDEQETRKLKALYRLSGINTRHTVLEDYGKQNGEFTFYPNTPGLEPFPAVGRRMQQFQEHAVPLSVQASEDCFNQVPNFTAAQVTHLITVSCTGMYAPGLDIELVQALGLPATVQRTCVYFMGCYAAFNAIKAADAFCTADPAARVLIVCTELCTLHFQKHKETDHLVSNAIFADGSAAVLVSAEPLTNTALRLEAFHCDLAPSGQREMAWHIHDFGFEMTLSSYVPALIKEGIGQLTQSLLQKLNLKLQEIKLFAIHPGGRKILEVIEQALGLTPHDNRYAYQTLRQFGNMSSVTVLFVLQALLQDTQSAQHQEPVLSFAFGPGLTLESMLLSVHHVA, encoded by the coding sequence ATGAAGAGTTACCTCTGCGCCATCGGGACGGCCAATCCGTTTCACGCCCTTCCTCAGCAACAAATAGCTGACTTTATGGCCAGTGCTCTTCAGCTGGATGAGCAAGAGACCCGCAAGCTCAAAGCCCTCTACCGCCTCTCGGGCATTAACACGCGGCACACGGTGCTGGAAGATTACGGCAAGCAAAACGGAGAATTCACCTTCTATCCCAACACGCCAGGCCTGGAGCCTTTTCCGGCGGTGGGCAGGCGCATGCAACAGTTTCAGGAGCACGCGGTGCCTTTGTCTGTACAGGCCTCTGAGGACTGTTTTAACCAAGTACCCAATTTCACGGCAGCGCAGGTCACTCACCTCATCACGGTAAGCTGCACGGGCATGTACGCCCCCGGCCTGGACATTGAGTTGGTGCAAGCGCTTGGATTACCGGCCACCGTACAGCGCACGTGCGTGTATTTTATGGGGTGCTACGCCGCCTTCAACGCCATTAAAGCGGCAGACGCCTTCTGCACGGCAGACCCGGCCGCCCGCGTGTTGATTGTCTGTACCGAACTCTGCACCCTTCACTTTCAAAAGCACAAAGAAACTGATCACCTGGTGTCCAATGCCATTTTTGCCGATGGTTCTGCAGCCGTGCTGGTAAGCGCTGAGCCTTTGACAAACACGGCGCTTCGGCTGGAAGCCTTTCATTGTGATTTGGCGCCCTCGGGCCAGCGCGAAATGGCCTGGCACATCCATGACTTCGGGTTTGAGATGACGTTGTCTTCTTATGTGCCGGCGCTCATCAAAGAAGGCATTGGCCAGCTTACCCAGTCCCTGCTCCAAAAACTCAACTTGAAACTGCAGGAAATAAAGCTCTTTGCCATACACCCCGGCGGGCGAAAGATTCTGGAAGTGATTGAACAGGCCCTGGGCCTGACGCCCCATGACAACCGCTACGCCTACCAGACCTTACGGCAGTTTGGCAACATGTCATCGGTGACGGTACTGTTTGTGCTGCAGGCGCTGCTACAGGACACGCAATCCGCCCAGCACCAGGAACCGGTTCTTAGCTTTGCGTTCGGGCCGGGCCTTACCTTAGAATCCATGCTCTTGTCTGTGCACCATGTGGCGTGA
- a CDS encoding NAD(P)/FAD-dependent oxidoreductase: MQKPDAVIIGGGLAGLITALQLSGQGKNIVLLEKKQFPFHKVCGEYISNEVLPFLQQLGIQPQALGAANIHQFKLTSPSGKVLKAPLDLGGFGLSRYTLDHHLAQLAQTQGARIWQQATVTQVEFTQNQFMVQLADGQEFQTPVVVGAYGKRSTLDRRLNRQFFSGRSPYLAVKYHVRKQLPKDEIALHNFKDGYAGISAIEDDKFCFCYLTTRQNLRQHGTIAQMEQQVLQQNPFLKDIFQNSEFLYPQPEVINEISFAPKSCVENHLLMAGDTAGLITPLCGNGMAMAIHSAQLASEQIMTFLNGQQTRHQMESNYTRQWQQHFGSRLRTGRLVQRLFGQPFLSELAVSGLQRLPAAVRFIMRHTHGQPF; this comes from the coding sequence ATGCAAAAACCAGACGCAGTGATCATAGGAGGCGGTTTAGCAGGTCTAATAACGGCGTTGCAACTATCAGGCCAGGGTAAAAATATTGTACTGCTAGAGAAAAAACAGTTTCCATTCCATAAGGTTTGCGGCGAATACATCTCCAATGAGGTACTGCCGTTTCTGCAGCAACTGGGCATACAGCCACAAGCCTTAGGGGCGGCTAACATTCACCAGTTTAAGCTCACCTCGCCCAGCGGTAAGGTATTAAAAGCTCCCTTGGACTTAGGAGGTTTCGGGCTGAGCCGTTACACTCTGGACCATCACTTGGCCCAACTAGCCCAGACCCAGGGCGCGCGCATCTGGCAGCAGGCCACGGTCACGCAGGTAGAGTTTACTCAAAACCAGTTCATGGTGCAGCTAGCCGATGGGCAGGAGTTCCAGACGCCCGTGGTGGTAGGCGCCTATGGCAAACGCAGTACCCTGGACCGCCGCCTGAACCGCCAGTTTTTTTCGGGGCGCTCTCCTTACCTGGCCGTTAAATACCACGTGCGCAAACAACTACCCAAAGACGAGATTGCCCTGCACAACTTCAAAGACGGGTACGCCGGCATCTCTGCCATTGAAGATGACAAATTCTGTTTCTGTTACCTGACTACCCGGCAAAATCTAAGACAACATGGCACCATTGCCCAGATGGAGCAGCAGGTACTACAGCAAAACCCGTTTCTGAAGGACATTTTTCAAAATAGTGAGTTTTTATACCCACAGCCCGAAGTCATCAATGAAATCTCCTTCGCCCCTAAAAGCTGCGTGGAGAATCACCTGCTCATGGCCGGTGACACGGCTGGTTTGATCACGCCGCTTTGCGGAAACGGCATGGCCATGGCCATCCACTCGGCGCAGTTGGCGAGCGAGCAGATCATGACCTTTCTGAACGGCCAGCAGACCCGCCACCAGATGGAAAGCAACTACACCCGGCAATGGCAGCAGCATTTTGGCAGCCGTTTACGCACGGGACGGCTGGTACAGCGCCTGTTTGGGCAGCCGTTCTTGTCTGAACTGGCAGTGAGCGGCCTACAGCGGTTACCAGCAGCGGTGAGGTTCATCATGCGGCATACCCATGGCCAACCCTTTTAA